The following DNA comes from Acipenser ruthenus chromosome 47, fAciRut3.2 maternal haplotype, whole genome shotgun sequence.
CTGTGCAAAGCCCATTCTGGATCATACAATGAAGCAAAACCTACCTGTGCCTCATACTTCCAGTGTTCATTCGACATGTCAGTCTCTTTGTCCAAAGGATCTGCATAGTTGAACAAGGAAGCAGAATACAATGGAATCCGTCGTTGTTTATCGTATAGGGATGCAAAATAGTACCTGTCCCTGAAACTCTGGCATATTCTGGCGTAATTGCTATCTTCAAATCCAGTGAGCTCCTGGCTCTTATAAAAGAACTTCATGCATGGACTATTTTGAAATGTGTCAGACGTCAAAACAGTTGCATTCACTGACCACAAAGTGATCAGAGCTAAAAAACCACAGATCAAGGAGGAGAGCATGGTTCAGATCTCAACTGGAGGGATATTCTTTCTCTTCTTACTCGGTTTTAGATTTGCAGTGCCCTCTGTTTCAATGCTGCTCTCTGCAATGCAGGACCGTTTCACACAAATCACATGATCATGCTAATGGAGAGGTCTGATTGGTTGGTTTAACAAACCTGATTTACAGTAAATGGAATTCTTGGCACTGTGGGTCATTGGTAATGCTGTTATTGTAATATTTATACCCCAAAACTCCAGACacatacatgtttttaatatgcaacTTTTATTAAAACATGGGTCATGGGTCATAAACATACATACACGCAAACAGAGCAGAACACGTGGCTTTCCCTAACTActaagcagattttttttttttctcgtccctgttaaacattttttgttttgtttacagatGCAATTTTGAGGAGTCTGTTGTTTTAACTCAGTCTTTTTagttgttaaaaaataaagacattccACTATACTGTACACAACAATTTTTTCATGGACGCcaaaataaaactacaatttCTTACAATAAACAttagcagttactttgttaattAGTATATATAGCATCGTTGCAAAGCACCGTTTCTGAATTCTACCGTTCTTCAATATTAAGTTTGTCTTTCAAGATATCCGTGCATGGTCGCGGATTGATGACGTAGCGCGTCACAGGCAGAGGAGGGCGCTTTCCATAGAAACAGGAGGACGCTTGTTTTGGTACGCTGAGTAACTCTGCTGGGAGAAGGTCTTAGATTTGTAAGGTAAAGTATTTTCCCTAATAAGCCCACGATAAACAGATCATTTTGCAAATTGATGTCAAtttttaatcagcacaataaaaagtcactgcacctgctctgaaaaagagtttgtcatttttagaTTACATCTGAATTGTATCCCAtttataagtgatacgtttcttttgatgctcaaatataaatgatacgtttcttttgatgctcaaatataagtgatgcgTTTTtgttgatgctcaaatataagtgatgcgTTTTTGTTGATGCTCAGTACTTTAAAGACTGGCTAGTCTTGAACATGTAGAAATCATTGAAACTTTACATTTACCAGTTGTGTCCAAAAGGGTGTAGATGTTAATCTGCttgtagactttattttcaccGGTGTATTTGGTCACGAttaaacatttcagttttatttcaaaGTATGTGGAATCGCAGTGATTCGAGAAGCTCGGCTCTGGCGAGAGCGCAGACGCAGCTCCGCGGAAAGCGAGTATCCAGCGCCACAAACGAGTCCAAGGATGAGTTTCAGGTAGCGCTACTGTTCATTACTTACTAAACATGACAACTACACCAGGAGTGCCCCATTGCTGCTCACCCTGTAGCTGTTGATGAAATTAAACAAATCACGTATAACTGAATGCTTAATCGGTTCAATAAAACCATTtagaacatatttatttatttattatttaaacaggaggtttacccattgagaccgaggcctcatttacaagggggtctgTATATAGCAAATGGTgttaaactatagtaaatgcatataactgtggcaaaattacagtgctaaagttttttttaaggGATTAAAGACAAATTTTACTGTTTGTGAACCAGGAGTACATGGATGCACTGACGAAAAAAACGAACGCTTTAAAAGTCAGCCAGACTCCATTTCAGGACCTGAGCGATCTTTCAATGGAAGACACGGACAGCGAAATGAAGGAGAACCGAATTGTCAAAAGCAAGACAACGCACAGAGAAGACGACCGTGAAAAGACTGTGGTGGAaagcaggtttttaaaaaaagcgTCCCAGTCTGTCAAAGGAAGCCAGTCCCCAACAATGAGTAAAACATCAAGTAAAACAAACCCAACTGCTCCAAAGGCTGCGTCCACGCAGAGAGGCTCCACCAGTGCAGCTCTGAACAGACTGGCTCTCATAGAGAATAAAATCATGAACAGAAGGCGAGCCAGGGACCATGCAGACCCGGACGCCGATCTATGGGCTTCAGATGAAAAGCCCTTCTCTGTCCAGTCCAGCAGCGATCACAGCACCCGGGGCAGCAGCAGGTTTCTCAAGAGAAAGCCTCCAGACTCTAAAGGACCGGACCCTGCACAAGTTGAACAGACTGCAGGAGGCCTTCAGAAGTCGCACCCCAAACTGACGCGTAAACAAGTCACTGTGGACAGTGATGAGGAGGATATGAAGAAGCTGTTAGGCAGCTCAGCGGTAATGTCAGAGGAGAGCTTCATTAAACAAGAGAGACCAGCTTCCAGAGAGAGCCCAGCACCTGCCAGAaaggtatattgtgtgtgtgtgtgtgtgtgtgtgttggagcgCAAGGTGCGAGTTAAATGGCagtggtattgggctaatttgcCATTCCTGTTTTAACAGTAGATGAAACTGCTGCTTGAATTAGTGTCATTGCTGCTCTCCACAGAAGCTAAGCAAAGCTGACAGCTTGAGATCTTCTCCTATGATCTTTGCCGTATAATAGTTGTCTGTTGCTATGGAAAAAATAATGAAAAGTACAAAAATCCTGTAGCAAATGTTCTTCTTTATTATCTATAAATCAGTGATTAAGTGTAAATATTAACGTGTAAATCGCTGATGTCATCAATACTGTGCATGTGCTTTgttgtataatatttattttcaggTTCTGTATTCTGGCTGTGTTGGCTAATGACAAAACACTGATGCAccttactgtgttttgttttttagtcttTCTTGAAGAGCGATCGAAAGACACAGCCAAGATCTCCTTCCCCACCCAGAAGCAGCCCCCTTTCCAGGACCCCCTCCCCTCGTCGATCCCCACTCAGGACTGTCTCCagaaccccctcccctcccagagGCCTCTCCCCCAGGAGGATGTTGTCTCCGAGAATGAAGTTCATTAAGAGATCGTCCTCTTCCCTGTCCCTGAGGAGTGATGTGAAATCTGTGGAGGAGCTGTTCCCTAGCGTGCTGGAGTCTGAGGGTGTGATCAGTGAGAGAAGCGATGGCTCAGATGGTAAGCGTGGTCATGATAGACTAGGGAGAGGAGTTTAGGCTGTGGTCATGGTAAAATGAGCTAGGTGGTGTCAACTTAGCATGCAACTACTACCCCATTTGGTAGTTTGCACTTTTGCAGGCAAATTGCTTTTGTGGCTGGATGTAGCAGACTAAGAGTATAGGGCTGTAGTGCAACAGTGAAGTGACTGAATTGGTACTTTTCCCAGTTAAGTAATTGTAGTGATACTGGGTTTTATCGCCATGCAAGCATTCCCAAGTGTATGGTACAGTAAGCCATACTGGTGCTGTATAGTTTTGTAAGAATACTCTCTAGTTACAACTTGTATGGTGATTGTCTGgcatgcatgtttttgttttttaattatttgttcttCTTCTGCATTAAATGTGGATAGCTTGGCCAATCCAATCAAAATCCAATATAAAAGGTAACATTCATTCAGAATTTGGCTTTATAACAATGCAGGGTGTCCCGTAGTTTTTACATATTTCATAGAATTAAGCAATAATTGTTTTAGGAATTATCTTTATCGCTGCGGTATCAGaaatatttaaccattttatattACTGGGATGGTTTTCAGATTTCAAACTAAATATTATGACCTTTGAGGACCTTGTACCGGCAATATTGGGAGAAACAGAGACACCAGAAGAAAGACAGGAAAAGGTACAGTAAATGAACATCTGGTCATAATTATTCTTGTGTAAACAAAAAGTAACTGTACTTTTCATCTCCCAGACAAAATCCAGCAAGACCATTAACACTACAGACAGCAAAGGACCACAGGGCTTTTCTCAGCCAGCAAATCTGAATCAGGTGGATGGCACTGCTGAATACGAGAGCGACTTTGAGAGCGAGATCCAGACAGTCTCCGAAAAGACAATTGGTGAAATCTCAGAACGTCTAAACAACGAGTCTCCAGCCAGCATGGTCCAGGAAGTGTCTGGAAGATCTCAAAGAGAGGCGTGGAGCGAACAGTCTGGGTACTCAGCCGAGGAGAGGGCTAGGAAGAGAGAGCACACAGAATCGGATCCCTCCTGGTCGTACCCAGGCAGAACGGAAGGGGGTCGCACCAGCACTGACTCCTCGTACTCAAGGGCTTCCACATATTCAAGTCCATCTCCGTCTGGCACACTCACGCCAACCCCTCGCAAAGGGAGATCGAGCAAGCACAGGGCTGTCAAAGAGGCAGGAGTGCAGACGCAAGCCACTGGATTAGCCTACAACTGGTCCAACGGTTGGTAACATTCTTTAAATTCTTCATACCCACATGGGTAGTTTTAATATGCAGTACTAAGTCTCCTTTTGTCCCTCGGTGCATTagctttattttcttattttgtttaaataaaatgcagtgtttctAGTAGGCATTAACCATGTTCACCACACCTCTTCTGTCTCTGTAAGGTATGGCAGTATTGGGTCCATCGATTGGAGCAACGTATGTGGATCCAACTCCCATTGCAAGCCATGTTGTTGGCGCTGATGCGCTAGAAGGTAAAATAAGATTATGtagatttaaatattttaaaatctgacTTTAATGCCATGATATAGAGGAAGACAAGGTTGTGTGGTCACCGATTCTTCAGACACTGGTGACGATcagatgatttatttttttccctccagCTCTCACAGCCTACAGTCCTGCAGTGTTTGCTTTAAACGACATGCTGAAGCAGCAGTTGGCTTTGACGAGGCAATTTGCAGAGACCAGCCGGTATCTTCACACTTCTCTTCTTGAATCACTTGGACCAGAAAACTACCACTATACAACGTTAGAGGATACTAAAGAGGCAAGTGAATGGGAGGGGGTTCGCATACACCGAGATCTCAACTGTACTGCCACTAAACACACTACAAGAAGTCAGGGTTTCAGGGGtgtatttaactttattttagtATATTCACATTTTCATAGGATTTTAAACCCAATACACGGTTGTTTAATGTTACTGTCCAGAGGTATGAAGTGAATGCATGCGTCTAACTTGAGATTTGCAATTTCTTGTTTTAATAGTTTATACGTAATTGCAAGCCTCCACCTCTAACTATGGAAGAGGCTTTGGAAGAGGTGCTTCAGGATATGAGGGAGTATCATTACATCTGAACGCAAGCAGGACGCTACAGAAGAAATGGAAACAGCCTCGGAGATTTATTTTGATTTCGAAAGTGAACGGCAAACGTACTCATCTTATAACAGACAATGCTgtggaacaaaacagaaaagtatATGGCTGATGTATTCTAACCAAATAAATGTATAAAGAACTGTGTTTACCTGAAATTAagattttagatttaaaaaaataaaaaatgggtccaaaattgacatttatggtgTTTGCCGTGGCCCAaatttaaaggtgtttttttttttttt
Coding sequences within:
- the LOC117966239 gene encoding uncharacterized protein C19orf44-like — encoded protein: MWNRSDSRSSALARAQTQLRGKRVSSATNESKDEFQEYMDALTKKTNALKVSQTPFQDLSDLSMEDTDSEMKENRIVKSKTTHREDDREKTVVESRFLKKASQSVKGSQSPTMSKTSSKTNPTAPKAASTQRGSTSAALNRLALIENKIMNRRRARDHADPDADLWASDEKPFSVQSSSDHSTRGSSRFLKRKPPDSKGPDPAQVEQTAGGLQKSHPKLTRKQVTVDSDEEDMKKLLGSSAVMSEESFIKQERPASRESPAPARKSFLKSDRKTQPRSPSPPRSSPLSRTPSPRRSPLRTVSRTPSPPRGLSPRRMLSPRMKFIKRSSSSLSLRSDVKSVEELFPSVLESEGVISERSDGSDDFKLNIMTFEDLVPAILGETETPEERQEKTKSSKTINTTDSKGPQGFSQPANLNQVDGTAEYESDFESEIQTVSEKTIGEISERLNNESPASMVQEVSGRSQREAWSEQSGYSAEERARKREHTESDPSWSYPGRTEGGRTSTDSSYSRASTYSSPSPSGTLTPTPRKGRSSKHRAVKEAGVQTQATGLAYNWSNGMAVLGPSIGATYVDPTPIASHVVGADALEALTAYSPAVFALNDMLKQQLALTRQFAETSRYLHTSLLESLGPENYHYTTLEDTKEFIRNCKPPPLTMEEALEEVLQDMREYHYI